The Musa acuminata AAA Group cultivar baxijiao chromosome BXJ1-8, Cavendish_Baxijiao_AAA, whole genome shotgun sequence genomic sequence tcttgatgagcCAGCCCTCCTTCGGAATGATGCAGCCAGACGAATCGATCTCTTTGCTGCAGATCCTTTTTGATATGCTCATACATCTTCCCCTTTCAGCTGGTAGCAAATTTGTAGGGTTATTTCAGTTGCTGAAACATATAATTTCCTGATCTTGTCCTTCAGTGAGTTCTTCTATTCCTTGGTTGTTATTCATGATCTTTATTTGATTTCACTTGAAATTGTTTGGTTCTGTTTGCTTGAGATTGTACTATCTTGAAGAAACTTGGAATCTTGCTGCTGTGTTTGGTGTTCTTCTACCTCTCTGGCCACATTTGTTTTGTTCTCCTTTCTTTCTCGAAGTACTGATCAAGAGCCAGAAAATGTCTACCTTGGCAACTCTTTTTCACCTTTGACCGGATCACTTTTATCGGACATGGTCTTGTCTGGATTGTCTCGTTCAATCCAAGATagtcgatgatgatgatggtgttcTTTTTTCTGATTGGGTTCTTGAAGTTTGGGATTCACTGTCATGACTTGGTTGCTTTTCACTTGCTCACTCTCTCTGATGCCCAGAACATGTGGGTCTCTGATCTTTCCTCCTACTCTCCATCCTGCTTTGGAGAGGAGAGCACCTGCAAAGCATGCTGTTGAAAGCGAATCAGTCATTCGATGGAGGATTTGATGAACAGAAAGAAACTTGAAAGCATTCCAGGTTTAAAGACGATTGATTGTGTGAGCTGATGATTGAAGACATTTGAGACAGAGAAAGCTTCAGTGGGACTTGCATAGCGTTTAAAGACACTCTTCTTGCCTCTAATCTGTTTCCTTCTTATCTTTTGACAGGGATTCCACCCGCCACCACCGGAGGCTGCAGCAGGAGGCCTTTCGACGAACATAAGCCCACTGTCGTCTTCGTTCCCGAGTCCTGTCCCGTCCTACCATGCAagcccatcctcctcctccttcccgagCCCTAGCCGCCTCGATAACTCTAACGACCATTCTGTCAGACCCTCTTGCCTCCTCCCCTTCCTCCGCAATCTGTCCACCCTTCCGCCTCTTCGAATCTCTAACAGCGCACCCATTACGCCGCCCATCTCCTCCCCAACCGCCTCCCGCCCACCTAAGATTAGGAAACCGGACTGGGACTACAGTTCATTCCCCCATGCTCTGTTCGCTACCTCTGCTCCTGCTAGCCCGACCCGAGGCTGCCATCACGGGCGACAACCCTCGACAATACCTGAATGTGATGAATCTGATGCCTCCAGTGTTGGTTCTGGCCGCAGGATCAACTTCCAGATGACAGCTCCAGCATCGCCGACCTACAACCTCGTCAACCCGGGTGCCATGTCAAGTTTTCCAAGAGGAGAGGTGCTAGAGAAGGGGCGAGGAGGCATGGAGTTCGACTTCGAGAGTGGTAGGGTGAAAGCATGGGAGGGGGAGAGGATCCATGACGTTGGACTGGATGAACTTGAGCTCACATTGCGACTTGGAATCATGGCGCCCAAGTGAAAGTGAATGTGAAAGTGCTTGAGCCATCTTTTGGCTTCTTGATGTGATGTTTGTAATCTCGAACTGATGCACTAAGCCTACTTAAGCAGAAATCTTGATGGTTTTTCATTTTGTCTTTCATTGCTTTCAAGCAGAGAGGAGAGGGTTTTGGTGCTTCAAATCTTGAAGGAAAGATGTGCATGATAAGTTTATTATGAAGAGTGTCACATAAACTCATGAATGACAATGGCATTGTAATAAGAAACAGCTCTTGCAAATGTAATCACATAATAAGCAGAAACATAAAGTTAATTTTCTGACCACCAAACATGATGATTGATGGTTAAGATAAAATCATTTATAGAAAAACGAAAAAATGAGGTCACAATAGATGCAAATATCATATTCTATCTAGTGTAAATTTGGACCATTCGATTGCGATTAACATCCATCTAGaaaacatataattattaaaagttCATTCTGCACTCTCTCATGCACGCCTAAAGTTCAATTGTTGAACGACGACAAGACCTTCACCCAGATCTATTGTCGAACTACCACGGAGTATATATAACTTTATTCTCAAACGAGGAAGGACACTACATAAAAGACAGTTTTATCTGTTTCAAGATATCTTAGAGCTACTTGAAGATTATTGATGCAGGCAACGGATCCACATACATGGAATAGTATGCTGATAAGAGCCTCGAGCAGCTTCAGCTGGCTATGATGATGGGCTCGGTTGATTTCTTAAGCCATTCCGTCTCCTGCTCGTTCATGTATGGTGCTAAAACCTCTCTGCAATCGGAATGGTAGAGATTTATCCATTCAATTTCTTCAGGAGTCAGCAATGTCAAATCCATCAGTTTCTTCTGGTATGGTGCCTGTAAAAGTGGAAGCACAAGGAAAGTTCACTAATAAGATATTAAGTCAACAGTGGAACAAATATTATGAGACTAAATAAAAAATCACTAACGGTGAAAAACTAGCTGCCTAACTTTTGTATTGACACCTGACAGGTTACTAAATAAAAAGATGGTAAGTTGCAACCAGGGAAAAATTGACACCCTGGTGACTTCCAAGAATCTGATGATGAAACTTCCAGATTCAAGTTATCACGATTAATGGATATCTGGTGATGTGAGACTAACTTCTTAAGATGTTTATAAACAACATAATGAATGAAATGGCAACCGTGGGCAAATTTTGAATGGTATTTTAATTCATGAGATAACTAGATGAAATGTTGTGAAAATAGGGGATAAAATATCATAGTCAGGTTAAGACACCCAACCCCAGATCAGGAAAAAGATATGGCATGATCATGAAACTAGTGTTGAACAATTACATTTCAAAAGATATACACTAGTGAAGAGGTTAGTCAATAACTACATATGTAAAGTCTGCTGAGCTTTTGAAGGTGACCATTGTAGATGACAAATCATAGGTAGGTGTTTCCTTGAAAAAATGCTAGTTTTGGCATACTGTAATTGTTTTGTATGATAACATCAATATGTAGCCTCACTGAACCATACACATTTTTATATGCCGAACATCTCACGCACTAAACCATTATGGCATATCCTTACTAAATGCAAGATCAATACGTATTAGTAATAAAATAGAAGGTGACTAGCCACAAACAGAAGATGCCTACGAGATGCTTAACAGAAGATGCCTACGAGATGCTAAACATGCAGCACTTAGTATCAACCTTCAGGTAATATAAATTTAGCACAAGAGGTTTAACATGCTCAAAAGGCTAATTGGCATATAGAAAGATCCACATTTCCATGACAAAAGAACAGCCATTGGAACTCCACGGACAGGGAAAGTCCAGAAGATTCAAGAGAAATCTCTGCTGTTAGATGCAATTTGGGTCAATGTAGAAGACATAAACAACAATGAGCCACAACCCCAGCCTCATGTTCGTAAAAGAAAATATGAACACTTAgcaatcacttgagtcatcgattACTTAGAACCATGGCAAAAGGATTCAAAAACAATGGTAGTTAACTTACCCAAGTTATGTGCTCAAACTCTAAATAACCTTTTTCACCAAAGTTGAATGATGTTTTTGCCTTGTTGACTATAAGAACATTCTCCAATCTAATACCAAAATTTCCATCCTCATAATAACCAGGTTCTGCAGGTAAAAAGAGAGAATTATCAAACAGAAACTTCAAATACAATGCTTAACTGGAAATTTAAGTTCAAATTCCAAAACCTATGACTTATATTGCTGATGCCCTGTTACATAGGAACAAGAAGAAAGGAAATAATAAGATGAGCAAAAGGCACATTTCTTTGATAGTAAATTGCATTGCTTTCATTAGTTGTTTAATTAACAAGTAGAGAAGACAGCAAATCTAATTTACACATGCTGTCAAGAATCTAATCTAGATAATGAGATCACTCAGGACAACCAAGTAAAAGACTCTAAACTTGCACCAAGACTAGTATGAAAACTAAGTTAAAGTAATTGACAAATCTTGCACGTGAGCAATCTagatatgtatacataaataaaaCATAAACTCTAAAAGACTTATGCATGTAGTAATCTAGAATAGACAAAACAGAAAACAGATTTTATAAAGAGGTATTTGCTGTTTGAATAACCTTGGAGGATATAAATGAATTAGTAATTTCTTTCAATTTAAAAACAAGAACTTGAAAAAGGACCAAACATTGCCATTCAAGTAACTAAACAGATTGAGAATGTATACTACCATCAGTAACTGTCATCGATGCTTGAATTGCCACGTTTCGAGCATGAGGTCTGAAACTGATTAGATGTGGGCCTACAAGATGAAGTTCAGGGTTCTAATGTTCCCTGGATCACAAATGTTGTGAAAAAAGGTAACAGAAGAACAAATTACTACCTTCATGAACATTAAGGTAAGATCCAATCCCATGACCAGTCCCATGGCGGTAATCGAGACCATTCTTCCACAAAGGAACCCGAGCGAGAATATCAAGAGCATGTCCTGTGACAAGCAATGATTCCAATAAGGCAATTGAATGTGTTGTCAGAGTACTAGATGTAGGCATTCTAAATCAATCTTACCAGTGGTTCCATTTGGAAATCTTGCCCTACCCAAGGCAATGTGGCCTTTGAGGACCTATTTATTGTAAACTATCAGATACAGTCGATGGACAAGTACTAGCGGTTACAACAGAAatgatacatcaaagaaaatatattaaaagaaGTACTTGAACCTTAAACATACAATGTGAAAACAAGCATCACTTTTGTCTACAACCAACTTATAAGTTATAATAAAGGTAATGTtcaataaaataaatgaaaaagagaAATGTTCATAGAGTATTTGATAAACTTCTATTTAACATGTTCAGCAGGAAAAAGAAAAGTCATAAGCCATTATTCATGATGACTCACTGCCCAGTCTTGAAACTCACAATTCAATTTGTCAAACCAATGTCCATCATCTACGTATTAAATGTGAGCAGATAACAATTACTTGCATGGCACATGACTATTACATGGGTGTGCCACTCAATTGACCTCTAGTTTAATGGAATCTCTCCATAAGTAGcattcaaagttcaaacaacTGTCTCTGGAGTCTAGAGTCCAGACACACATCATATCTGTGATCCTCATATCCATCTTATCTGAGTCACTTCGAGACCAAGCCTATATTTCTTTTGTTATCAAGCTTAAGGAAATCATCACACCAACTAAAGAATTAGTTCAGACAAGTTTCTTTGGAGAAGTCTGAACATATAAAGGAAAGTATATATATTTTGGATGTATTCCTAAAAACCAAAAGATAAGggaaaaactaaaaaataatagaAGGAATAGCATAACCGAAACCATGAAGAATGCATGATGCATCAACCTAAGTTTATTGTTCAACTTCAACCTCATCCTTTCCTTTACGAAACCCTAAATGGACACAGGAGAGAGGACTGGTGCATGGTCTAGAGCTAGCTAGACCTTAATTAATTTCTATAATTTGTGGGGTTCACAGCCTAAAATTAGGATGATAATATGAACCCAAAAGCATCTGGTTCTACCCTTCTCAATTCACCAAGAAACAAGTTCTTGTCAGTGTCAAAACTCAGATATATCACCATCTGTACAAGCAACCAAACATCCTATATAAACCAAacctaaaaatttatttaaactattgacaaacaTATGTAACGACAATCGTACACTGACACACTCAAGGAATTTGAGGTGCACAGTCCTGAAATAATATCTTACAACAATATAATCAACTTCTGCATGCTAAAAGACAGATATCTATTATCCAATGtagaaacaagaaaaacaaaacctATTTACTTGACAAAGCAATCTTAAATATGAAAGAATTCCTATTACCGCAGTATAGCATGATTTCTCATGAGCTGAAGGTTTGCCAAAATGCACAGTCCTGGTTATATCGGTTGTTCCATCTATATACTTTAAAGAATATGCAGTGTTAATAGATGCCAACCCGTTGAAGAAAATTTAGTTTTACCAGAAATAGCATGGATGGAACTGCAAATTAAAATTTGTAGAACTAAAATTAAGCATCATAGAAACCTGTCCCCCTGAATCAAAAAGATAAATGCTGTCAGCATCAAGTTCAGAACATGTATCTGCTTCAGGAGAATAGTGAATGATTGCTGCATTGGGACCAACTGATGAAATGGTTGGAAAACTCAGCCCTCTGAAGTTCTGGAAAAAAAATCATGCCAATCGATTAGCAATAATCACATACAAAATTTCATGCAAATAACAATCCACGAAACAAAAGTCTAAGTATCACTCCATGACCAATTCTAGTTCTAGCAACTTTGTAAGACTGCCAAAGAAGATGCATCAGATGCTGATGTAAAACGGAAAAGAAATATCTTTGATTCCAGAGTCCAAGCTACAATTCATGTAAGAAAAGCAAAGATGTCATTATtaaatttgaaccaaaatgtGCCATGAACAGCAATACATAGTACATACAACAGTGATTTTGTAATGCCAATATTTTGTCCTAGGCTATGCATCCCACATCCGGGAGTGAAAATTCAATCACAGAGCTTACTGTGGCAATGATTTTAGTGCTACAGAAGATAAGGAGTTTAACGAGGCATACttcttgttttgcacgaaaacctTCTAATTTGTCGCTCACAGATACCTCTGTCAATTTCAACGTATCACTGCACAAACTAGAAAATGTTTGGTGAGAAAGCAAAACTAGCAAATGCAGGCAAAGAAACAAATAGAAAGATTGACCATGCATTCGAATCtgtaagacaaaaaaaaagagatgcaaaattttgaattttgataaaAAGACACTAGCTAATTTCCTTTCACCACCATTCAGCAGGAAATTAAaacaaactatggagagattaataAACCTTGAAAATCATCCTTGAAACATGTATGAAACAAGTGAAGCAATCACTTAAAAGAtgtcatttttcatgattattttagaCACTGATTCTGCAAAGCTTTGAAGCTGACATCTCAACCAAGTACTTCTATGGCTTATTCAAATACAGACATGATTATATAATGACACCAGAAAAATAAGGGCATTGGCATTGCACAACATCCAAGGTACCAAAAGTTGGTCCAAGAAACTGGAATAATCACTACTCAGATATAAAAGAATTGAAAAACCTTATACAACCATATTAAGACAAGCAAGGGCTAGCACAAAGAAATAGATCAACATAAAAGCAAATGTATTAAGGCAAGTGTTGTAATTGTAACCAAGGGCAAGCAAGTGTGGAATATACAA encodes the following:
- the LOC135588634 gene encoding protein BZR1 homolog 1-like, coding for MTSGGGRLPTWKERENNKRRERRRRAIAAKIFTGLRTLGNYKLPKHCDNNEVLKALCREAGWEVEDDGTTYRKGFHPPPPEAAAGGLSTNISPLSSSFPSPVPSYHASPSSSSFPSPSRLDNSNDHSVRPSCLLPFLRNLSTLPPLRISNSAPITPPISSPTASRPPKIRKPDWDYSSFPHALFATSAPASPTRGCHHGRQPSTIPECDESDASSVGSGRRINFQMTAPASPTYNLVNPGAMSSFPRGEVLEKGRGGMEFDFESGRVKAWEGERIHDVGLDELELTLRLGIMAPK